A window of the Desulfovibrio sp. Fe33 genome harbors these coding sequences:
- a CDS encoding tetratricopeptide repeat protein, whose amino-acid sequence MQQETADSTVRRFIEKDGGVIVYVSDDFGFTRALRNMVSRVIGLRGEVLLPYASLEAALNKCVELDDQDIPFVVFIERMIDNRPSTDFIIRLSRECPGARMIVLTWEATKETVAYFFELGVSRVLVKPASANKVVEELASAISPPMALSQQVEHCRKLLDARNYEAALAASDRILMLKPDSACGLAMRGDALMGVGLLDEAVQTYMSAHEANPIFMAPLIKLAEAFRSMDDERALAYLKELDNISPLNPERKIDIAEQHLRQGEHEQAERYLDQSVQAAERETRSMVGDLTERIVDAVSATAPDLAVKYLKRVIDTKRVLGRDDLVHFNRLGIILRGEGRWAEGVEVYRKALSIAPDDPVILYNMGLAHWEGNERMTALDCFEKALALDPNFYAGSVGAALNIGSLYLDLRYPADAAPFFEHVLGLDPENELARAKLDLVRNLARLQPEASRRHHREETRPPEPPPEPSGKKRKRRPFTNLEL is encoded by the coding sequence ATGCAGCAGGAAACCGCCGACAGCACGGTCCGCAGGTTCATCGAGAAGGATGGCGGCGTCATCGTCTATGTCTCGGACGACTTCGGTTTCACTCGCGCCCTGCGCAACATGGTCTCCAGGGTCATAGGCCTGCGCGGCGAGGTGCTGCTTCCCTATGCCTCCCTGGAGGCGGCGCTGAACAAGTGCGTGGAGCTGGATGACCAGGACATTCCGTTCGTGGTTTTCATCGAGCGGATGATCGACAACCGTCCGTCCACCGACTTCATCATCCGTCTTTCGCGCGAATGCCCCGGGGCGCGCATGATCGTCCTCACCTGGGAGGCGACCAAGGAAACCGTGGCGTATTTCTTCGAGCTGGGCGTCAGCCGGGTGCTGGTCAAGCCCGCCTCGGCCAACAAGGTCGTGGAGGAACTGGCTTCGGCCATTTCTCCGCCCATGGCCCTGAGCCAACAGGTGGAGCACTGCCGCAAGCTCCTGGACGCCCGCAACTACGAGGCCGCCCTGGCCGCCTCGGACCGCATCCTCATGCTCAAGCCCGATTCCGCGTGCGGGCTGGCCATGCGGGGCGACGCCCTCATGGGCGTCGGCCTGCTTGACGAGGCCGTGCAGACCTACATGTCCGCCCATGAGGCCAATCCCATATTCATGGCTCCGCTCATCAAGCTCGCCGAAGCGTTCCGCAGCATGGACGACGAGCGCGCCCTGGCCTATCTCAAGGAGCTGGACAACATCTCCCCCCTCAATCCCGAGCGCAAAATCGACATCGCCGAGCAGCATCTGCGCCAGGGAGAGCACGAACAGGCCGAGCGATATCTGGACCAGAGCGTGCAGGCCGCGGAGCGAGAGACGCGGTCCATGGTCGGCGACCTGACCGAGCGTATCGTGGACGCCGTGTCGGCCACGGCCCCGGATTTGGCCGTCAAATACCTGAAGCGCGTCATCGACACCAAGCGCGTGCTCGGCCGCGACGACCTCGTGCATTTCAACCGCCTGGGCATCATCCTGCGCGGGGAAGGCCGTTGGGCCGAGGGTGTGGAGGTTTACAGGAAGGCCCTCTCCATCGCGCCGGATGACCCGGTCATCCTCTACAACATGGGGCTGGCCCATTGGGAGGGGAACGAACGCATGACCGCCCTGGACTGCTTCGAGAAAGCCCTGGCCCTCGATCCGAACTTTTATGCCGGGAGCGTGGGGGCGGCCCTGAACATAGGCTCCCTGTATCTCGATCTGCGCTATCCGGCTGACGCCGCTCCTTTCTTCGAGCATGTTCTCGGCCTGGACCCGGAGAACGAATTGGCCCGCGCCAAGCTCGACCTGGTCCGGAACCTGGCCCGTCTCCAGCCCGAGGCTTCGCGCCGTCACCATCGGGAAGAGACGAGGCCGCCCGAGCCGCCTCCCGAACCGTCCGGGAAAAAGAGAAAGCGCAGGCCGTTTACCAATCTGGAGCTGTGA
- a CDS encoding response regulator, translated as MAGKYDSIVYDYFEKTNGSIILISEDLLFKRMLSSTIFKIIGTKRDCLFAMETVHAGLKKVQSMHKAGHEFIVFIERMLGGGTSTDTILTLKRLLPDLKIIVLVGETKRENIAFFYEIGVSNVISKPASMNNIIEKLAFTVKPQGKLSEYMHLGKQRLAAGKFTEAMQIARKVLELKPGSPAGLMLKGDVHMALNELDKALDSYHQAHDSSKIYLEPIKKLVDAYRGVDESEMLKYMKKLDRLSPLNAQRKTEIGKVHAKRQEMDEAMAYFDQAIETVTREAMGMIGSVAESIAEAVADDPGMSEKYLSKVLEAKGGRLSKEDISLFNKLGIALRGQGKWREAIENYVEALRISPEDEGLHYNMGMAFYDGGDKRRAGNCFRKAMEYNPDFYKDSERVSMNLGTLFADLREYELAIPCLENVLRLNPDNVLAARRLGVLRDAVG; from the coding sequence ATGGCCGGTAAATACGACTCCATCGTCTACGATTATTTCGAGAAGACCAACGGTTCCATCATTCTCATAAGTGAGGACCTCCTGTTCAAGCGGATGTTGTCCTCGACCATTTTCAAGATCATAGGCACGAAGCGGGACTGCCTGTTCGCCATGGAGACCGTCCATGCGGGGCTGAAGAAGGTTCAGTCCATGCATAAGGCCGGGCACGAGTTCATCGTCTTCATCGAACGGATGCTCGGCGGCGGCACCAGCACGGACACCATCCTGACGCTCAAACGGCTGCTGCCCGACCTCAAGATCATCGTTCTGGTGGGGGAGACCAAGCGCGAGAACATCGCCTTCTTTTACGAGATCGGCGTGAGCAACGTCATCTCCAAGCCCGCCTCCATGAACAACATCATCGAAAAACTGGCGTTCACCGTGAAGCCCCAGGGCAAGCTCAGCGAGTATATGCACCTCGGCAAGCAGCGTCTGGCCGCCGGAAAGTTCACGGAGGCCATGCAGATCGCCCGCAAGGTCCTGGAGCTCAAGCCGGGGAGTCCGGCCGGGCTCATGCTCAAGGGTGACGTGCACATGGCCTTGAACGAGCTGGACAAGGCGTTGGACAGCTATCACCAGGCCCACGACAGCTCCAAGATTTACCTTGAGCCGATCAAGAAGCTGGTGGACGCGTACCGGGGCGTGGACGAGAGCGAGATGCTCAAGTACATGAAGAAGCTCGATCGGCTGAGCCCGCTGAACGCCCAGCGCAAGACCGAAATCGGCAAGGTTCACGCGAAGCGGCAGGAGATGGACGAGGCCATGGCCTATTTCGACCAGGCCATCGAAACCGTCACCAGGGAGGCCATGGGCATGATCGGTTCCGTGGCCGAAAGCATTGCCGAGGCCGTGGCCGACGACCCGGGCATGTCCGAGAAATACCTGAGCAAGGTCCTGGAAGCCAAGGGCGGCCGGTTGAGCAAGGAGGACATCTCCCTGTTCAATAAGCTCGGCATCGCCCTGCGGGGCCAGGGCAAGTGGCGGGAGGCCATCGAGAACTATGTCGAGGCCCTGCGAATTTCCCCGGAGGACGAGGGGCTGCATTACAACATGGGCATGGCCTTTTACGACGGGGGCGACAAGCGCCGGGCCGGAAATTGTTTTCGCAAGGCCATGGAGTACAACCCCGATTTCTACAAGGACAGCGAAAGGGTTTCCATGAACCTCGGCACCCTGTTCGCCGATCTGCGGGAATACGAGCTGGCCATTCCCTGCCTGGAAAACGTCCTCAGGCTGAATCCGGACAATGTCCTGGCCGCGCGCAGGCTCGGCGTCTTGCGGGACGCCGTGGGCTGA
- the acs gene encoding acetate--CoA ligase, with amino-acid sequence MTEEERKIESLQKEGQIFQPDTSMQDQAWVSSMDAYAAANQRALDDPEGYWGERAKDLIDWFSDFDSVLEADYDKPEFKWFSGGKTNVSYNCLDRHLTGGRRNKAALIWQGEPEEDVRVYTYQMLHTEVCRFANVLKKKGVKRGDRVSLYMPMIPELAIAMLACTRLGAPHSIVFAGFSSIALQSRIEDAQAKVLVTADAVLRAGKTIPLKPNADEALKDCPSVEQCIVVKRGGNEVGMVEGRDSWWHDEIMAEDITSDCAYEEMDAEDPLFILYTSGSTGKPKGVLHSTGGYLTYAAHSTQYVFDVKDDDVYWCTADVGWITGHSYIVYGPLALGATSVMFEGVPSYPRPDRYWKIVDKFKVSIFYTAPTVIRALMREGEQWTKTYDLSSLRLLGSVGEPINPEAWLWYHNNVGGGKLPIVDTWWQTETGGIMISAMPYATPLKPGSATLPLPGISAKIVRRDGSLAEPNEGGHLVVDKPWPGMLRNVWGDPDRYKSTYFAGFPGAYEAGDGARVDEDGYFWIMGRLDDVINVSGHRMGTAEIESALVAHPDVSEAAVVGMPHDIKGETIYAYVTLRSGVEPSDDMIKELKVWVRKEIGPIATPEFIQFADGLPKTRSGKIMRRVLRKIVEGSSDFGDTSTLADPGVVTDLVEGNKDLVS; translated from the coding sequence ATGACCGAAGAAGAAAGGAAGATCGAAAGTCTGCAAAAGGAAGGACAGATATTTCAGCCCGACACCTCCATGCAGGATCAGGCCTGGGTTTCGAGCATGGACGCCTACGCAGCGGCCAACCAGCGGGCGCTCGACGATCCCGAAGGATACTGGGGCGAGCGGGCCAAAGACCTGATCGACTGGTTTTCCGATTTCGACTCCGTTCTGGAGGCGGATTACGACAAGCCGGAGTTCAAGTGGTTCTCGGGCGGCAAGACCAACGTCTCCTACAACTGCCTGGACCGTCATCTGACCGGTGGCCGCCGCAACAAGGCCGCGCTCATCTGGCAGGGCGAGCCCGAGGAGGACGTGCGGGTCTACACCTATCAGATGCTCCACACCGAGGTCTGCCGCTTCGCCAACGTGCTCAAGAAAAAAGGCGTCAAGCGGGGCGACCGCGTTTCCCTCTACATGCCCATGATCCCGGAACTGGCCATCGCCATGCTGGCCTGCACCCGGCTGGGCGCGCCGCACTCCATCGTCTTTGCGGGCTTCTCGTCCATCGCGCTCCAGTCTCGTATCGAGGACGCCCAGGCCAAGGTGCTGGTCACGGCGGACGCGGTCCTGCGCGCCGGCAAGACCATTCCGCTCAAGCCCAACGCCGACGAGGCGCTCAAGGACTGCCCCTCGGTGGAGCAGTGCATCGTGGTCAAGCGGGGCGGCAACGAGGTCGGCATGGTCGAGGGCCGCGACTCCTGGTGGCACGACGAGATCATGGCCGAGGACATTACCTCGGATTGTGCCTATGAGGAAATGGACGCCGAGGACCCGTTGTTCATTCTGTACACCTCCGGCTCCACCGGCAAGCCCAAGGGCGTGCTGCATTCCACCGGCGGCTACCTGACCTACGCGGCCCATTCCACCCAGTACGTGTTCGACGTCAAGGACGACGACGTGTACTGGTGCACCGCGGACGTGGGCTGGATCACCGGCCATTCCTACATCGTCTACGGTCCGCTGGCCCTGGGAGCCACTTCGGTCATGTTCGAAGGCGTGCCGAGCTATCCCCGCCCGGACCGCTACTGGAAGATCGTGGACAAGTTCAAGGTCAGCATTTTCTACACCGCTCCCACGGTCATCCGCGCCCTCATGCGCGAGGGCGAGCAGTGGACCAAAACCTATGATCTCTCCTCCCTGCGGCTGCTGGGTTCCGTGGGCGAACCCATCAACCCCGAGGCGTGGCTCTGGTATCATAACAACGTCGGCGGCGGGAAACTGCCCATCGTGGATACCTGGTGGCAGACCGAGACGGGCGGCATCATGATTTCGGCCATGCCCTACGCCACGCCGCTGAAGCCCGGTTCCGCGACCCTGCCCCTGCCCGGCATCTCGGCCAAGATCGTGCGCCGCGACGGCAGCCTGGCCGAACCCAACGAGGGCGGCCATCTGGTCGTGGACAAGCCGTGGCCCGGCATGTTGCGCAATGTCTGGGGCGACCCCGACCGCTACAAGTCCACCTACTTCGCCGGGTTCCCCGGAGCCTATGAGGCCGGAGACGGCGCGCGCGTGGACGAGGACGGCTATTTCTGGATCATGGGACGGCTCGACGACGTCATCAACGTGTCCGGCCACCGCATGGGAACAGCCGAGATCGAATCCGCGCTGGTCGCCCACCCCGACGTGTCCGAGGCCGCCGTCGTCGGTATGCCCCACGACATCAAGGGCGAGACCATCTACGCCTACGTGACCCTGCGTTCCGGCGTGGAGCCCAGCGACGACATGATCAAGGAACTCAAGGTCTGGGTGCGCAAGGAGATCGGCCCCATCGCCACCCCCGAGTTCATCCAGTTCGCCGACGGTCTGCCCAAGACCCGTTCAGGCAAGATCATGCGCCGCGTCCTGCGCAAGATCGTCGAAGGCTCCAGCGATTTCGGCGATACCTCCACCCTCGCCGATCCGGGTGTGGTCACCGATCTGGTGGAAGGCAACAAGGACCTGGTCAGCTAG
- the dapF gene encoding diaminopimelate epimerase — protein MNIFTDSVPFYKMQGCGNDFVVIDNRELGVPVEAMADWAKAVCARAFGVCADGLFFLENADDPSLAYRWHFYNSDGSRAEMCGNASRCAGKLAHAIGLAPAEHAFGTDAGPIKAKVLLDGPDEGRVKVQLTPPLKTETNIGIEVDGAPLTVHFSDTGVPHTVVFVDDVASVDIMDLGPKIRYHERFAPAGTNVNFAQVVDDATILLRTYERGVEAETYACGTGAAATQLLAHTLGLTGEKADLTTTGNEVLTVFLENGTVFLQGAAELTFQGQLYLKPLGLSL, from the coding sequence ATGAACATATTCACCGACTCCGTGCCCTTCTACAAGATGCAGGGTTGCGGCAACGACTTCGTCGTCATCGACAACCGCGAACTCGGCGTCCCCGTGGAAGCCATGGCCGACTGGGCCAAGGCCGTGTGCGCCCGCGCCTTCGGCGTCTGCGCCGACGGGCTCTTCTTCCTCGAAAACGCGGACGACCCGTCCCTCGCCTATCGCTGGCACTTCTACAACTCCGACGGCTCCCGCGCCGAAATGTGCGGGAACGCCTCGCGCTGCGCGGGCAAACTCGCCCATGCCATCGGCCTCGCGCCCGCCGAGCACGCCTTCGGCACCGACGCCGGTCCCATCAAGGCCAAGGTCCTTCTCGACGGCCCGGACGAAGGACGCGTCAAGGTCCAGCTCACCCCGCCGCTCAAGACCGAAACCAACATCGGCATCGAAGTCGACGGCGCGCCGCTCACCGTCCACTTCTCCGACACCGGCGTGCCGCACACCGTGGTCTTCGTGGATGACGTCGCTTCCGTCGACATCATGGACCTCGGCCCCAAGATCCGCTACCACGAACGCTTCGCGCCCGCCGGAACCAACGTCAACTTCGCCCAGGTCGTCGACGACGCCACCATCCTCCTGCGCACCTACGAGCGCGGCGTGGAAGCCGAAACATACGCCTGCGGCACCGGCGCCGCCGCCACCCAGCTCCTGGCGCACACCCTCGGACTCACCGGCGAAAAGGCCGACCTGACCACCACCGGCAACGAAGTCCTTACCGTGTTCCTCGAAAACGGCACCGTCTTCCTCCAGGGAGCCGCCGAACTCACCTTCCAGGGACAACTCTACCTCAAGCCCCTCGGCCTCTCCCTGTAG
- a CDS encoding catalase, whose amino-acid sequence MSKDSKRLTTAFGSPVGNDLNTVTAGPRGPALMQDVHLLEKLAHFDRERIPERVVHAKGAGAYGYFEVTADVTMYTKAAFLSEVGKKTDVFARFSTVGGEKGSADSERDPRGFALKFYTEEGNYDMTGNNTPVFFIRDPLKFPDFIHTQKRDPATNLKDPTMAWDFWSLTPESMHQVTILFSDRGTPATYRNMNGYSSHTYKWYNDKGEYFWVQYHFKTDQGIKNLTGPEADEMRGKDPDHATRDLFDAIAAGDYPSWTLEMQILTPEQAEDFGWDIFDITKVWPHKEVPPITVGRLVLNRNPDNYFAEVEQAAFNPSNLVPGIGVSPDKMLQGRLFSYHDTHLHRLGPNYHLIPVNQAKHAPENNYQRDGAMRVDNNGGGGPNYWPNSFHGPSPDNVSVEPGIPLEGEGGRHEYTHPNNDFVQPGTLYSVVMSDQDRTNLVNNILGSMQNVPEPIQLRQCALFYLTHEEYGTRVAEGLGLDMAEVKRLAAMTQEERVAATQI is encoded by the coding sequence ATGTCGAAAGACTCGAAAAGATTGACGACCGCCTTTGGCAGCCCGGTGGGCAACGACTTGAATACGGTAACCGCGGGGCCCCGGGGCCCGGCCCTGATGCAGGATGTGCATCTTCTTGAGAAGCTGGCCCATTTCGACCGGGAGCGGATTCCCGAGCGGGTGGTGCACGCCAAGGGAGCCGGAGCCTACGGCTATTTCGAGGTCACGGCCGATGTGACCATGTACACCAAAGCCGCTTTCCTGTCCGAGGTGGGCAAGAAAACCGATGTCTTCGCCCGATTTTCCACGGTGGGCGGCGAAAAGGGCAGCGCGGATTCCGAGCGCGACCCGCGCGGCTTTGCACTCAAGTTTTACACCGAGGAAGGCAACTACGACATGACCGGCAACAACACTCCGGTCTTCTTTATTCGCGATCCTCTCAAGTTCCCCGATTTCATTCACACCCAGAAAAGGGACCCTGCCACCAACCTCAAGGACCCGACCATGGCATGGGACTTCTGGTCGCTGACCCCCGAGTCCATGCATCAGGTGACCATTCTCTTTTCCGATCGCGGCACCCCGGCCACTTACCGGAACATGAACGGCTACTCCAGCCACACCTACAAGTGGTACAACGACAAGGGCGAATATTTCTGGGTTCAATATCACTTCAAGACCGACCAGGGCATCAAGAACCTTACCGGTCCCGAGGCCGACGAGATGCGGGGCAAGGACCCGGATCACGCCACCCGCGATCTGTTCGACGCCATCGCGGCGGGCGACTACCCGTCCTGGACGCTGGAAATGCAGATTCTGACCCCGGAGCAGGCCGAGGACTTCGGTTGGGACATTTTCGACATCACCAAGGTCTGGCCGCACAAGGAAGTCCCGCCCATCACCGTGGGCAGGCTTGTCCTCAACCGCAATCCGGACAACTACTTCGCCGAAGTCGAGCAGGCCGCCTTCAATCCGAGCAACCTCGTGCCCGGTATCGGCGTCTCGCCGGACAAGATGCTCCAGGGGCGTCTCTTCTCCTACCACGACACCCACCTGCACCGGCTTGGTCCCAACTATCACCTTATCCCGGTCAACCAGGCCAAACATGCGCCCGAGAACAACTACCAGCGCGACGGCGCAATGCGCGTCGACAACAATGGCGGCGGCGGTCCCAACTACTGGCCCAACAGCTTCCACGGACCGTCTCCGGACAATGTTTCGGTCGAGCCGGGCATTCCCCTGGAAGGCGAAGGCGGACGGCATGAGTACACCCATCCGAACAACGACTTCGTCCAGCCCGGAACCCTGTATTCCGTGGTCATGAGCGATCAGGACCGGACCAACCTCGTCAACAACATCCTCGGGTCCATGCAGAACGTGCCCGAGCCCATCCAGCTCCGGCAGTGCGCGCTCTTCTACCTCACCCATGAAGAGTACGGCACCCGCGTGGCCGAAGGTCTCGGCCTCGATATGGCCGAAGTCAAGCGGCTCGCCGCCATGACCCAGGAAGAACGCGTGGCCGCCACGCAGATTTAG
- the argS gene encoding arginine--tRNA ligase — translation MRAKIHLEGALKKALDGFGWAWPEKAVIEPPKDSGFGDMSANVAMMLAREAKKAPRAIAEDLKGVLENDPLIEKIEIAGPGFLNFTLAPAFWQETVGEILKQGAEYGSSTLGKGTKVQVEYVSANPTGPLHIGHGRGAALGDSLTRILEKAGYDVQAEYYINDAGRQMLILGGSILYRARQLGGLNPAEPEDYYKGEYITDIARDLMAERSDLLELPEQEAMEICKVYGKDVILEGIKQDLAAFGVRHDVWFSEKSLVEDGKVDETFADLTASGMGYEADGAYWFKSTQLGDDKDRVLRKTNGDTTYFASDIAYHDNKFKRGFDLVVDIWGADHHGYVPRMMAACEALGKPGGLCVILVNLVNLLRDGQPIAMSTRAGQFETLKDVVDEVGSDAARFMFLSRKSDSKLDFDLELVKQKSMDNPVYYVQYAHARICSLYRKAAEAGVEAAAVSPASLALLDTEYDLEMLRLLDQYPDYVEAAARTQSPHLISTYLQDLASKLHRYYTNCHVLSAEPEVASARLMLLGCVAGVVAGGLALLGVNAPESM, via the coding sequence ATGAGAGCAAAGATACATTTGGAAGGGGCGCTGAAGAAGGCGCTGGACGGATTCGGCTGGGCGTGGCCGGAGAAGGCGGTCATCGAGCCGCCCAAGGACAGCGGGTTCGGCGACATGTCGGCCAACGTGGCCATGATGCTGGCCCGGGAGGCCAAAAAGGCCCCGCGCGCCATTGCCGAAGACCTCAAGGGCGTGCTTGAGAACGATCCGCTCATCGAGAAGATCGAGATCGCGGGCCCCGGATTCCTGAATTTCACTTTGGCCCCGGCCTTCTGGCAGGAAACCGTGGGCGAAATCCTCAAGCAGGGCGCGGAGTACGGCTCCTCGACCCTGGGCAAAGGCACGAAGGTGCAGGTGGAGTACGTGTCCGCCAACCCCACCGGGCCGCTGCACATCGGCCATGGCCGAGGCGCGGCCTTGGGCGATTCCCTGACCCGCATCCTGGAGAAGGCCGGATATGACGTCCAGGCCGAGTACTACATCAACGACGCCGGACGCCAAATGCTCATTCTGGGCGGTTCCATTCTGTACCGCGCCCGCCAGTTGGGCGGCCTCAATCCGGCCGAGCCCGAAGATTACTACAAGGGCGAGTACATCACCGACATCGCCCGCGACCTGATGGCCGAACGCTCCGATCTCCTGGAGCTGCCCGAGCAGGAAGCCATGGAGATCTGCAAGGTGTACGGCAAGGACGTGATCCTGGAAGGCATCAAGCAGGACTTGGCCGCCTTCGGCGTGCGCCACGACGTGTGGTTCTCCGAGAAATCCCTGGTCGAGGACGGCAAGGTGGACGAGACGTTCGCCGACTTGACCGCTTCCGGCATGGGCTACGAGGCGGACGGCGCGTACTGGTTCAAGTCCACCCAGCTGGGTGACGACAAGGACCGCGTGCTGCGCAAGACCAATGGCGACACCACTTATTTTGCCTCCGACATCGCCTACCACGACAACAAGTTCAAGCGCGGCTTCGATCTGGTCGTTGATATCTGGGGCGCAGACCATCACGGCTACGTCCCGCGCATGATGGCCGCCTGCGAGGCGCTCGGCAAGCCGGGCGGCCTGTGCGTCATCCTGGTCAATCTGGTCAACCTCCTGCGGGACGGCCAGCCCATCGCCATGTCCACCCGCGCGGGCCAGTTCGAGACCCTCAAGGACGTCGTGGACGAGGTCGGTTCCGACGCGGCCCGGTTCATGTTCCTGTCCCGCAAGTCCGATTCCAAGCTCGATTTCGACCTGGAGCTGGTCAAGCAGAAGTCCATGGACAACCCGGTTTACTACGTGCAGTACGCCCATGCGCGCATCTGCTCGCTGTACCGCAAGGCCGCCGAGGCCGGTGTCGAAGCCGCCGCCGTCTCCCCGGCCTCCCTGGCCCTGCTCGATACCGAGTATGACCTTGAGATGCTCCGGCTGCTGGATCAGTACCCGGACTACGTGGAGGCTGCCGCGCGGACCCAGAGCCCGCACCTGATCTCCACGTATTTGCAGGACCTTGCTTCAAAGCTTCACAGGTACTATACCAATTGTCATGTTCTCAGCGCCGAGCCCGAAGTGGCTTCGGCTCGGCTCATGCTGCTCGGTTGCGTGGCCGGCGTGGTCGCCGGCGGCCTGGCCCTGCTGGGTGTCAACGCTCCGGAATCCATGTAG
- a CDS encoding SPOR domain-containing protein, producing the protein MAEKMEPKFKVKVPRINAAKKKFDFSLTLPGMISAVGAGVLALTFFFIMGILIGRGYRPEADVPPLRDIMPSAEHGRLAEDASPPTVLTLEELDYQDRLKASPQQMLDTPAEEPKAAPKPEPKPETKPEPKPEVKPAPEPAPEPAQAAAPAAVQPGEPVFDYVYQVASFRKMDMARSLSDKLSAAGLNARVESGEAKGATWHRVQVVHRGTPASTSQMKTVLAKYGIDKPLLKKKSAVQ; encoded by the coding sequence ATGGCTGAAAAAATGGAACCGAAATTCAAGGTCAAAGTGCCCAGGATCAACGCGGCCAAGAAGAAATTCGACTTCTCGCTGACCCTGCCCGGCATGATAAGCGCCGTGGGCGCGGGTGTGCTGGCCCTGACCTTTTTCTTCATCATGGGTATCCTCATAGGGCGCGGCTACCGGCCCGAAGCCGACGTGCCGCCCCTGCGGGACATCATGCCCAGCGCCGAGCACGGCCGGTTGGCCGAGGACGCCTCTCCGCCTACGGTTTTGACTCTTGAGGAACTGGATTATCAGGATAGGCTCAAGGCCTCGCCCCAGCAGATGCTCGACACTCCGGCCGAGGAGCCGAAGGCCGCGCCCAAGCCGGAGCCCAAGCCCGAAACCAAACCCGAGCCCAAGCCCGAGGTCAAACCGGCACCGGAACCGGCGCCGGAACCCGCCCAGGCGGCCGCGCCCGCTGCGGTCCAGCCGGGCGAGCCTGTGTTCGACTACGTGTATCAGGTGGCTTCTTTCCGCAAGATGGACATGGCCCGCAGCCTGAGCGACAAGCTCTCCGCGGCGGGGCTGAACGCCCGGGTCGAGTCAGGCGAGGCCAAAGGGGCCACCTGGCACCGTGTCCAGGTGGTTCATCGAGGAACTCCGGCCTCCACTTCGCAGATGAAGACGGTGCTCGCGAAATACGGCATCGACAAGCCGCTGCTCAAGAAGAAGTCCGCTGTCCAGTAG
- a CDS encoding MBL fold metallo-hydrolase, producing MRVTFVGVGEAFDELLPNTSLLVESGGSSILLDCGFNASCKLWKYAANPLDLDAVFVSHFHADHYFGLPALISRSIEEGRSKRLTILGPSGIESRVRRLMDLAYSNALSRAGFEIFFIECVPGEDFKHSGFRFRFALNDHSMPCLAIRLDAGGKSLYYSGDGKPTDDTVDLAGDCDLVVHEAFTLDEITTGHGDVGTALEMASKSGAKACALVHMKRTIRHSMMDMIRMAIGTMPGVNAFVPEPGDVYEY from the coding sequence ATGCGCGTGACTTTTGTCGGGGTGGGCGAGGCCTTTGACGAACTTCTGCCGAACACTTCCCTGCTGGTGGAGTCGGGCGGTTCGTCCATACTGCTTGACTGCGGTTTCAACGCCTCCTGCAAATTGTGGAAATACGCGGCCAATCCCCTCGACCTGGACGCGGTGTTCGTCTCCCATTTTCACGCGGACCACTATTTCGGGCTTCCGGCCCTGATTTCCCGTTCCATCGAGGAGGGACGCTCCAAGCGGTTGACCATTCTCGGTCCGAGCGGCATTGAATCCCGTGTCCGTCGGCTTATGGACCTGGCCTATTCCAATGCCCTCTCGCGGGCGGGGTTCGAGATTTTCTTCATCGAGTGCGTGCCCGGCGAGGATTTCAAGCACAGCGGATTCCGCTTTCGTTTCGCCCTCAACGACCATTCCATGCCGTGCCTGGCCATCCGGCTGGATGCCGGGGGCAAGTCCCTGTACTATTCCGGCGACGGCAAGCCCACGGACGACACCGTTGACCTGGCCGGGGATTGCGACCTTGTGGTGCACGAGGCCTTTACCCTGGACGAGATCACCACGGGCCACGGCGACGTGGGCACCGCGCTGGAGATGGCGAGCAAGTCGGGAGCCAAGGCTTGCGCATTGGTGCATATGAAGCGGACCATCCGGCATTCGATGATGGACATGATCCGCATGGCCATCGGGACCATGCCGGGCGTCAACGCCTTCGTGCCCGAGCCGGGTGATGTGTACGAGTACTGA